A genomic window from Salvia hispanica cultivar TCC Black 2014 chromosome 5, UniMelb_Shisp_WGS_1.0, whole genome shotgun sequence includes:
- the LOC125188896 gene encoding calcium-dependent protein kinase 10-like, whose protein sequence is MGNCNACIRPPETEPPNSKPRKNHRGEHFPNPYSRSPAPIRVLKDFMPRTRISDKYVLGRELGRGEFGVTYLCTDRETREALACKSISKKKLRTAVDVEDVRREVAIMSSLPEHANIVKMRAAYEDSEAVHLVMELCEGGELFDRIVARGHYSERAAATVAKTVAQVVRMCHQNGVMHRDLKPENFLFANKKENSALKVIDFGLSVFFKPGERFSEIVGSPYYMAPEVLKRNYGPEVDIWSAGVILYILLCGVPPFWAESEQGVALAILRGVIDFKREPWPQVSESAKSLVRQMLEPDTEKRLTAEQVLEHPWIQNAKKAPNVPLGDIVRARLKQFSVMNRFKKKALRVIAEHLSVEEVEIIRDMFALMDTDDDGKVTFEELKAGLRKVGSQLADPEIRLLMDVADVDGNGVLDYGEFVAVTIHLQRMENDEHFRKAFTFFDKDGSGYIELDELREALVDDSGEPELDVLNNIMGEVDTDKDGKISYDEFVAMMKTGTDWRKASRQYSRERFKSLSLNLMKDGSLQLQDGFTGQTVVV, encoded by the exons ATGGGGAATTGCAACGCGTGCATCCGACCTCCCGAAACGGAGCCCCCAAATTCAAAACCCCGCAAAAACCACCGCGGCGAGCACTTCCCCAATCCCTACTCCCGATCCCCGGCTCCGATCCGCGTGCTGAAGGACTTCATGCCGCGCACGCGGATCTCCGACAAGTACGTCCTCGGCCGCGAGCTCGGCCGTGGCGAGTTCGGCGTCACCTACCTCTGCACCGACCGCGAGACGCGCGAGGCGCTCGCGTGCAAGTCCATCTCGAAGAAGAAGCTCCGCACCGCGGTCGACGTCGAGGACGTCCGCCGCGAGGTGGCGATCATGTCGAGCCTGCCGGAGCACGCCAACATCGTGAAGATGCGCGCCGCCTACGAGGACAGCGAGGCTGTGCACCTCGTGATGGAGCTCTGCGAGGGCGGAGAGCTCTTCGACAGGATCGTGGCGCGGGGACACTACAGCGAGAGGGCGGCCGCCACCGTCGCCAAGACCGTAGCTCAGGTCGTCCGGATGTGCCACCAGAACGGCGTTATGCATAGAGATTTGAAACCGGAGAATTTCCTCTTCGCTAACAAGAAGGAGAATTCGGCTCTCAAAGTCATCGATTTCGGCTTGTCGGTCTTCTTCAAGCCTG GTGAAAGGTTTTCTGAAATCGTGGGAAGTCCGTATTATATGGCGCCGGAGGTATTGAAGCGAAATTATGGACCTGAAGTTGATATATGGAGTGCTGGAGTGATTCTGTATATTCTATTGTGTGGTGTTCCTCCGTTTTGGGCAG AAAGCGAGCAAGGTGTGGCGCTTGCGATTTTGAGAGGCGTGATTGATTTCAAAAGGGAGCCATGGCCACAGGTTTCTGAAAGTGCAAAAAGCCTTGTTAGGCAAATGCTGGAACCAGACACCGAAAAGCGTTTGACAGCTGAGCAGGTTCTTG AGCATCCATGGATACAAAATGCGAAAAAGGCTCCAAATGTACCTTTGGGGGATATTGTAAGAGCAAGACTCAAACAATTTTCTGTAATGAACAGATTCAAGAAGAAAGCTCTGAGG GTAATCGCGGAACATTTGTCTGTTGAAGAGGTAGAAATAATTAGAGATATGTTCGCATTGATGGATACTGATGATGATGGGAAGGTAACATTTGAGGAACTAAAAGCTGGTTTGAGGAAAGTGGGTTCCCAGCTTGCAGATCCTGAGATAAGGCTACTAATGGATGTG GCTGATGTTGATGGGAACGGTGTGTTGGACTATGGAGAATTTGTGGCTGTTACAATCCACCTACAGAGGATGGAGAACGACGAGCATTTCCGCAAAGCATTTACGTTCTTCGACAAAGATGGGAGTGGGTACATAGAACTAGACGAGCTACGAGAAGCTTTAGTGGACGATTCAGGTGAACCCGAACTTGATGTACTTAACAACATCATGGGCGAAGTTGATACTGACAAG GACGGGAAAATCAGCTACGATGAGTTTGTGGCAATGATGAAAACAGGGACGGACTGGAGAAAGGCCTCGCGACAGTATTCGAGAGAAAGATTCAAGAGCTTGAGCTTAAACTTGATGAAAGATGGCTCTCTACAGCTGCAAGATGGTTTTACAGGTCAAACTGTCGTAGTTTAA